In one Dioscorea cayenensis subsp. rotundata cultivar TDr96_F1 unplaced genomic scaffold, TDr96_F1_v2_PseudoChromosome.rev07_lg8_w22 25.fasta BLBR01000435.1, whole genome shotgun sequence genomic region, the following are encoded:
- the LOC120254407 gene encoding splicing factor-like protein 1 — protein sequence MGAAEVKGSALSTSGWVPSQGTRFRTRTKQCRFFLAITEGDNRQLCTSVPVFVNTLYNLVTDVYKWGYGAKASTFSFSIPNLSPATLVYKKLYIPIEENPEYKLLGFIIDPRENTQRRMDKKMDVRILIRSKGSAKDERLRKCREDSLGAFVKMVESLLVPVEDEANEYKHSRLLELAKLRQR from the exons ATGGGCGCCGCCGAGGTCAAGGGAAGTGCGCTGTCGACCTCAGGATGGGTTCCATCACAAGGAACAAGGTTCAGAACAAGAACAAAGCAGTGCCGGTTTTTTTTGGCGATTACCGAAGGAGACAACCGGCAACTGTGTACCAGCGTCCCTGTGTTCGTCAACACCTTGTACAACCTCGTCACCGACGTCTACAAGTGGGGATATGGGGCCAAAGCTTCCACTTTTTCCTTTTCCATCCCTAACCTCTCACCCGCGACGCT AGTCTATAAGAAGCTGTATATTCCTATAGAAGAGAACCCAGAATATAAGCTTCTCGGCTTTATTATTGATCCTCGTGAGAACACTCAAAGGAGAATGGATAAGAAAATGGACGTTAGGATCCTTATCCGAAGTAAAGGTTCTGCAAAAGATGAGAGATTGAGAAA ATGCAGAGAGGATTCTTTGGGTGCATTTGTAAAGATGGTTGAGAGTCTCCTAGTTCCTGTTGAAGATGAAGCTAATGAGTACAAGCATTCTAGGTTATTGGAGCTGGCTAAGTTGAGACAGAGA